CTTGTCTGAAAACGTAAAAATAATTATAAACGTACATATGAATACGTAGATGGTGATTTCGCTATCGGATAGGAAAATATGAAAATCAAATATAAAGATGATATAGCCGTTATTGGTGTTGGCCGTTTTGGGCAAGCTGTTATTGATGAGTTATTACACTTGAACAAAAGTGTAATCATCATTGATAAAGATGAAGAAGGTTCAAAATTATATACTGATGATGTTGATCGTATTATTATTGGTGATGCCGCTGACATGCGTACTTTAAAATCAATTGGAATCGATCAAATTGAAACGGTTGTTGTAGCTGTAGCAGATAACATCGAAATTGTTGCAGCACTTCAAGAACTTAAAGTCAAAAACATCATTGCACGTGCTAAATCAAAACGTCATGCTAGAGTTTTAAAACAAATTGGTGTTACAGTTATTATTCGTCCTGAGTATGAATCTGGAACACGTGCCGCTTTAATTGCAGCTAATAAAAATTTCATTAGATATTCAAGTGACCTACAAGAAATTGGGGACAATTTTGTCATTGGTTCAACGACAATTAAAAATGCTGCTTTA
The nucleotide sequence above comes from Mycoplasma sp. Pen4. Encoded proteins:
- a CDS encoding TrkA family potassium uptake protein codes for the protein MKIKYKDDIAVIGVGRFGQAVIDELLHLNKSVIIIDKDEEGSKLYTDDVDRIIIGDAADMRTLKSIGIDQIETVVVAVADNIEIVAALQELKVKNIIARAKSKRHARVLKQIGVTVIIRPEYESGTRAALIAANKNFIRYSSDLQEIGDNFVIGSTTIKNAALNDKKVREIGIAERGITIVLIKSKNVSKRATGDVVLKLDDIVTIIGEVGDVTSALQWFNEG